A region of the Pseudomonas anguilliseptica genome:
CGCTGATGGCGATGCTGCGAGTGCATCTGATGCAAAACTGGTTCGGTTACAGCGACCCGGCGATGGAAGAGGCGCTGTACGAGACCACCATCCTACGCCAGTTTGCCGGGCTGACTCTGGAGCGCATTCCTGACGAAACCACCATCCTCAACTTCCGCCGCTTGCTGGAAAAACACGAACTGGCTGCCGGCATCCTGGCCGTGATCAATGGCTACCTGGGTGACCGTGGTTTGTCGCTGCGCCAAGGCACCATCGTCGATGCCACGCTGATCAACGCGCCGAGTTCAACCAAGAACAAGAACGGTAAGCGTGACCCTGAGATGCACTCAACCAAGAAAGGCAATCAGTATTACTTCGGCATGAAGGCGCACATCGGGGTGGATGACGAGTCTGGCTTGGTGCACAGCGTGGTGGGTACTGCCGCCAACGTGGCGGATGTCACCCAGGTCGATAAGCTGCTGCACGGCGAGGAAAACATGGTGGGGGCCGATGCCGGATATACCGGTGTCGAGAAGCGCCCCGAGCATGAGGGCCGTCAAGTGATCTGGCAGGTTGCAGCACGGCGTAGCACTTACAAGAAACTCGGTAAGCGCAGCGCGCTGTACAAAGCCAAGCGCAAAATCGAGAAGGCCAAGGCCCAAGTGCGAGCCAAGGTCGAGCATCCGTTTCGGGTGATCAAGCGTCAGTTCGGTTATGTGAAGACGCGCTTCCGTGGCCTGGTCAAAAACACGGCGCAACTGGTGACTTTATTCGCGCTGTCAAATCTGTGGATGGCGCGCCGACATTTACTGACGAATGCAGGAGAGGTGCGCCCGTAATGCTGGAAATGGCTGCCGCGAGGTGCTCGCGGCGGCTAAAAACACAGAAATGAGCCGGTAATCTGATCGTTTTTGATCGATTTATCACTTTCGAAATCAGCAGAGGCTGACGTCAGCCAGAAATGCATGGCTACTTCAGAGGATCCTTGAGCATTGCCGCCAGCGGCACGATCAATGTTACCAGCAGCCCCAGGGCCATCAGCGCCACCGACCAACCGAGCCAGCTAAGCAGGCCCAGAGTGCCTGGAAGCATAACGAACTGGCCAAAGGAGCCCGCCGCCGCCGCGATACCCATGGCCATGCTGCGTTTTTCCATCGGTACGGCGCGCCCCACTGCCCCGAGAATCACCGAGAACGAAGTGCCGGACAAACCAATACCGATCAGCAACCCAGCGCTCAGCGACAGACTCAGAGGCGAGTCGGCCAGGCCCATGCAACCGAGGCCAATGGCATACAGAATGCCGCCGACAATCACCGTACGTTTAGCGCCAAAACGATCGGCCAGCGCGCCGGTAAAGGGCTGGGTCAGTCCCCAGATCAGGTTCTGCAAGGCAATGGCGAGGGCGAACACCTCACGCCCCCAGCCGAACTCAGCGCTCATCGGTGGCAGGAACAGGCCAAAACCATGGCGAATACCCAGCGAAAGTGCCAGGACCAGGGATGCACCTAGCATTAACCAACCACTGGTGCGCCATAACGAAGTCATACGTTGTCCTTTCCGGGAAGCGACCCGCTTAATCGAGAAATCGGCAATAACCAGCAGGTATATACCGCTACCCGCCAAGGCGACAGCTACAGCTGTTCGGCAATGCAGTGCTACAGATTGCACCCTGAGTTAGTCATGCCGGCAAGCCGACCATCGGCTAACAGGCCGCTGAGAAAACTACCGGCGTGGGCAAGCTTGCGTTGAAAACGGCCGACTAATCGAACAGCAGTGGCGCGGCGCTGGCGCGTTGGGCAAAGAACGCCAGCAACTGATCATGGTAGTGGCTGTACACCTCAGGCGGCAGCCAACGCTGGTAGATCGCCAAAGTGCTGGCGGGTGAGGCCGAAAGCTCACGAATGGCCTGATCGAGACGTCCAGCCATGCGCGCGCCCCATGGCGTGCGCGAGCAATAGATGCCCACCGTCACCAGTTCAGCATTTTCCCGCAGCGGCACACTGACCAGCGCATCACTGAGACTGAAATGGCGCATGACCTCGGTGTAAATCACCGGGTAATCGAAGACATAATCCAGACGGTGATGGCTGACCATTAGCAGCAAGTTCTCCCCCGCCAGGCTGCCACCCAGTTCGGGGATGCGACCTTCGGCGTGAGCCTGGAGCAGGCGCTCACGAATCGGCGCGGGATAGACTCGACTCTTGGCCAGAGCGCCGCGCAGATAGGGATTGCCGAACAGCCAGTCGAGGCTGACCTGACCCTCTTCGATCAGCAGTTGATCCAGAGTCTGCCGGCGTACCAGCACATGAATCGGCGTAGTCGCCACATAGGGTACGAAGTAACCCTGCTGGTCACGTTCGGGGCTCTGCAGCTGGCCACTGCTGCACATTTCGCTCCGCTCGCCCATACGCTGTTCGACGCGGGCCATGGGCAATACCTCATAGCGCATCTGCAGCTCAGGCAGGCGTTCCGCCAGCAGTTGCATGGTCTCGAACAGTACGCCATCAACCACCTCTCCATCGCGCACATTGACGACCCCCGGAATCGGCACAACATCCCACACCAGCTCCTCGGCCTGCAATACACCGGCACAGGGCAAAGCCCCAAGCAACGTTGCCAACAGCGTCGAGTAAAACGGCCTGCGCACCATATAGATTCCTGCCACGCCTTGCTGCCCTTACACGCTAGCAGGCCAACGCCACCAGCACCGCGCACTCGGCTATTTCCAGCAATGCTCCGGCAGTATCACCGGTGGTGCCATCCAGACGTTTGAGCATCAAGCTGCGCAGCCAGATAAACACGCCCCCGGCTACCAGCAAGGCGAGCAACGCCGGCCAGCCAAACAGCAACATGGCCACAGCGTTAGCGGCCAGTACCCAGGGCAGTTGCCGACGCGGCAGATGCTCGGCCAATGCCTGACCCAGCCCGCCGGCCCGCACATAGGGTGTAGTCAGAAACAGCAGCGGCAACAGACAACGCGCCAACCAAGGCACCAGTACCAGCAACAACCCAGAGCCGCTCTCCAGCAAGGCCACCAGCGCAGCGAACTTGAGCAGCAACAGCAGCACCAGCACCACCACTGCGATCGGCCCGCTGCGCGGGTCTTTCATGATCGCCAGGGTGCGCTGTTTATCGCCAAAGCCGCCAACCCAGGCATCGGCGCTGTCGGCCAGGCCATCCAGATGCAGGCCGCCGCTGATGCCCACCCACAGGCTCAATAACAACGCGGCCTGCAACAGCAGCGCGCTATCGCCCAGCAGGTGTTGCACGGCGAGCAGCAACAGGCCGATCAGCAGCCCCACCAGTGGATAGAACAGCAGCGAGCGACCGATCTGCTCAGGCCTCGGCATGCCAGCCAGGATCACCGGTAAACGGGTAAGAAACTGCAGGGCAATCCACCAGGGCGTCATACGCGCTCCCACAGCTCGCCTTGTTCATCCAGGCACAGTTGATAGCGCTCGGCATGGCCCACAGGAACCTGCAGCAGATCATTGCGCGGCAAGCCACGGGCCCGTGCCAGCAGCAGGCGGATTACCCCGCCGTGGGTGACCAACAGCAGGCGCTCGCCGGCATACAGGGCCTGCAAGCGTTGTAAGGTGCCCAGTATCCGTGCCTCAAAGGCCAGCAAGGTCTCGCCCTCAGGCGGAGTAAAACCATAGGGATCGCTCCAGAAACGGCCAAGTTCTGCCGCGCTGGTCTGCATCAGTTCGGCGGTACTGCGCCCTTCCCACGCGCCGAAATGCAGTTCCTGCAGATCAGGTTCCAGGCTCAGCGGTACGTCGTGTTGCGCGGCCAGCTCTTCGGCAAAGCGCGCACAGCGCTGCAAGGGCGAGCTGATCAAGCGATCCCAGGGGCCGGCCTCGGCCACCGCCGCGCGCAGCTGCGCCCAACCGGTTTCGGTCAGGGCATCGTCCAGGCTGCCGCGCAGGCCGCCGCCCAGTTCGGTTTCACCGTGGCGCAGCAGCTCCAGATAGACCGTCATAGCGGACGCTCTGCTACCGCCGCCTCGGCAAAGGTGGCCATGTCGTTGTGCAGGCTGCAGGCCAGTTGCAGCAGCGGCACGGCCAAAGCCGCGCCACTGCCCTCGCCCAGACGCAGGCCCAGATCAAGCAGCGGCTCGGCCTGCAGCGCCTTGAGTACCCGCCGGTGGCCAGGCTCGGCGCCGCTGTGGGAAAACAACAGCCAGTCGCGACAAGCTGGATTCATGCGCACCGCCATAAGCGCGGCCACGCTGCAGATAAACCCATCCACCAGCGCGGTGATGCCCTGCTGCGCGCAGGCCAGATAGGCGCCGCTCAACGCCGCAATCTCGAAGCCGCCGAGGCGCTGCAGGATATCGATGGGTTCGCTGATCCCCGGGCGATGCAAGGCCAGAGCAGCCTCGACGACCTTGGCCTTATGCGCCACGCCCGCGCTGTCCAGGCCGGTACCAGGGCCGACCAGCTCCTGTGCCGAGCCTACCAGCAGCAGGCAGGCCATGGCCGTGGCAGCGGTGGTATTGCCGATGCCCATTTCGCCACCTATAAACAGCTGGCTACCGGCTTCACGGGCGCGCTGCACGCTGGCCTGGCCGGCATCCAAAGCCTGCAGTAACTGCGTGGTAGACATCGCCGAGCCCTGGGCGAAGTTCTCTGTACCCGCACCGAGATGCAGATGATGCACACCGCGCAGCGGCTCCAGCGGCAGTGCGGTGCCCAGGTCGATCACCTCAAGGGTCGCGCCCAGCTGTTTGGCCAATACGCTGATCGCCGCGCCACCATTGACGAAGTTGCGCAGCATTTGCCCGGTGACGGCTTGGGGGAAGGCCGAAACCCCTTCGGCTACCACACCATGGTCACCGGCAAAAATGCTGATCCACAGCTGCTCGACCTGCGGCCGCTGACTGCCTTGCATCGCCGCCAGGTCGATGGCCACTTGCTCCAGCTGGCCGAGCGAGCCGGCCGGCTTGGTCAACTGCTGCTGCCGCGCCTCGGCGGTGTTGCGCGCAGCGCTATCCAGCGCCTGACAGCCCTGTTGCCACCATTGCTCACTCACAGCACTTCCCCCTTGAGAACCATCGGCAGACCCGCCACGGTAAACACCACGCGCTCACAGCGCTCGGCCAGGGCCTGATGCAACCAGCCGGCCTCATCGACATAACGACGGGTCAGCTCGCCCAGCGGCACCACGCCCAGGCCGGTTTCATTGCTGACCAGCAGAAGCCGCCCCGGCAGGTTGTCCAGGCAATCCAGCAGCGCATCGCGCTCGCCGCTCAGGCGCGCCGGGTCGTCCAGCATCAGCAGATTGGTCAGCCACAGGGTCAGGCAATCGACTAACAAACACTTATCCGCGCCAGCCTGCTCACGCAGCACCCGGGCCAGAGCCAGCGGCTCTTCCACCAGCCCCCAATGCGCCGGACGACGCTCACGGTGATGTTGAATGCGCTCATTCATCTCGCCATCCAGCGGCTGGCTGGTGGCGATATAGGTGACCGCCAGGCCGGATTCGGCCGCCAACCGCTCTGCCAGGCGGCTTTTTCCGGAACGGGCACCGCCGAGAATTAATTCATGCATGGTTCACCTAGTTTCCCCGTAGGGTGGATGACACTTTTTATATCCACCATCCCACCGCAAATGCTGGATCGATACAGCGTGATCCACCCTACAGGCCACATAACATTCGCAGTTTTGCCGTATCCAGATGCGCCTCGACCAGATCGGCCAGGCGCTCGATATCACGCTCGCGCAGGGCGTGGTAATCCACCGGCTGCACCTCGCGTAGGCCGGCCCAGCGCAGCAAGGCGCTGCACGCATCGCTGCTCTCGAACAAACCATGCAGATAGGTGCCAAGCACCTGACCATCGGCACTCAACGCACCGTCGCTGCGGCCGTCATCGAGGCGCACAGCTGCGTTCAACCCTAGGCCAGAGCTGATCCCCGCATGAATCTCGTAACCGCTGACCGGAGCATTTTCCAGACACAGCTGGCCGCGCACATTGCGTAGCTGCTTCTCCGGCTCCAGTACCGTGCGGAAATCCAGCAGCCCTAGACCTGGGCTGGAACCCGCCGCGCCTTCCAGGCCATGGGGATCGTCGATCTGCGTACCGAGCATCTGCAGCCCGCCGCAGATACCCAGCAGCTTGCCGCCATAGCGCAGGTGTTTGTCGATGGCCGCCGGCCAGCCCTGCTCACGCAGAAACGCCAGATCGCTGCGTACGCTTTTCGAGCCGGGCAGGATAATCAGATCCGCTGCCGGGATCGTCTGACCGGGGCCGACAAAGCTCAGCTCAACCTGCGGATGCAAGCGCAGCGGATCGAAATCAGTGTGGTTACTGATACGGGGCAACACCGGTACCACCACCTTGATCCGCTCGGCCGTCTTAGCGCTCTGGCGAATATCGATGGCATCCTCGGCCTCCAGGTGAAAATCCATCAGATAGGGCAATACGCCCAGTACCGGTTTGCCGGTGCGCTGCTCCAGCCAATCCAGCCCAGGTTGCAGCAAGGCGATATCGCCGCGAAAACGGTTGATCACAAAGCCCTGCACCCGCGCCTGTTCGCTCTCAGAGAGCAACGCCAGAGTGCCGACCAGATGAGCAAATACGCCGCCCTTGTCGATATCGGCAATCAGGATCACCGGGCAGTCCACCGCCTCGGCAAAACCCATATTGGCAATATCACCGGCACGCAGATTGATCTCCGCAGGCGAACCCGCGCCCTCCACCATCACCACCGGATAGGCCTCGCTCAGACGTCGATGGGAATCGAGTACCGCCTGCATCGCCACTTTTTTGTAGTCGTGATAAGCAACGGCATCCATGCTGCTCAGGGCGCGGCCATGAATGATCACCTGGGCGCCGGTATCGCTATTGGGTTTGAGCAGCACCGGATTCATATCGGTGTGCGGCTCCAGCCCGGCAGCCTGAGCCTGTACCGCCTGGGCGCGACCAATTTCTCCACCGTCGGCGGTAACGGCCGAATTAAGCGCCATATTCTGCGGTTTGAACGGCACCACGCTGACGCCCTGCCGTTTAAGCCAGCGGCATAGCGCGGTTACCAGGGTGCTTTTGCCGGCATCGGAGGTGGTGCCCTGCACCATCAATGTGGTCATGGGAGCTTTTCCCCGAAGGCCGACAGCGCCTGCTGCAAACGCTGCCAGCCGGCTTCATCCGGTGGCAGGCCAAAACGCAGGCTCAGCGGCTTTTCAAACAGGCGAGTAAGAATGCCTTGTCGGGCGAGAAACTCATGCAGCAAGACGGCCTGCGGTGTGCAACAGAACTGGAACAACGCACAACCGCCTGTGGGGCTGAGCCCATGCACAACCAACAGTGCCGCCAGGCGTTCGCCATCGACCAGCAGCCGCTCGCGCTGAACCTGTTGGCCGACCATATCCTGCAACAACGCAGTGGCCACCACTCGACTCGGCCCGCTGATGGCCCAAGGCCCGAGTAACTCGGCCAATTGGTCCAGCAGCTGCGGCGACGCCAGCACAAAACCCAAGCGAATGCCCGCCAAGCCGAAAAACTTGCCAAACGAGCGCAGCACAATCAGCCCGGGCAACTCGCTGAACGCCGCCAGGCTGAATGCCGGCGTGCAATCGATAAAGGCCTCGTCCACAACCAGCCAGCCGCCGCGCTCGGCCAGGCGGGCGTGCCACTCCAGCAGGCGCTGGGGCTCGATACGTCGTCCGGTCGGGTTGTTTGGATTAACCAGCAACAGTACATCCAGGCGCTCCAGCGCCCGCTCGATACCGCCCTCGCTGAGTTCAAGCATCCGATGACCTTCGCGCTGCCAGGCGGCGGCGTGCTCGGCATAGGCCGGCGAGACGATACCGACAGTGGCATTACGTACCAGGCGCGGCAGCGCCTGAATCGCCGCCTGGGAGCCCGCTACCGGCAGCAGATTGCTCACCCCATAGTAATCGCGAGCGGCGATTTCCAGGCCGTCCTCCTGTTCGGGCAGGCGCGTCCAGGCGCTGGCGGGAATCGCCGGCAGCGGCCAACCGTATGGCGCAATGCCGGTGGACAGGTCCAACCAATCCTCCAGGGCGATGCCATAACGCAGCGAGGCCGCGCGCATGCGGCCACCATGTTCAAGCATAAAGAAGCCCCCAAACCAGTAGCAGTGCCAGCCACAGCAGCACGCCACCGTTGACCAAATTGACTGCCCGCTCGACATCCCGTGCTCTGGGCTGCGGACCGGCGCCCAGTTCAGGCCGTACGTGCAGCTCGCCGTGATATTCCGCCGCGCCGCCCAGACTGACGCCCAGCGCCCCAGCACCTGCGGCCATCACCGGGCCGGCATTGGGGCTGTCCCACAGTGGCGCCTGGGTACGCCAGCAGCGCAGCGCCAGCGCAGTTTTGCCGAGCAGCGCGTAAGTCAGTGCCACTAAACGCGCGGGAATGTAATTGAGCACATCGTCGATCTTCGCCGCAGCCCAGCCGAAGCGTTCGAAGCGTTCGTTGCGATAGCCCCACATGGCGTCCAGGGTATTGCTCAGGCGGTACAGCACCACCCCCGGCGCACCGGCAATAACAAACCAGAACAGCGCGGCGAACACAGCATCAGAACCGTTTTCCAGCACCGACTCGCTGCCAGCACGGGCCACGCCGGCAGCATCCAGCTGCGCGGTATTGCGGCTGACCATATAACCGACCCGCTCGCGGGCCAGGCGCAGATCGCCCAGGCGCAGCGCCTGGGCCACCGGCATGGCATGCTCGCCCAGGCTTTTCAGGCCCAAGGCAGCATACAGCGCGATAATCTCCACTGCCCAACCCAGGCCGCTGATCTGGCTTAGCAGCCAGGCCAGCAACGTCAGTGGCAGCACCGCCAGGCACCAGGCGCTGACGCCATGGCTGCGCCAGCCGCCACCCGCTGGATTGAAGCGTTGCTCGATACGCTCGGCCATACGGCCAAAGGCCACCAGCGGGTGCCAACCCTTGGGTTCGCCAAAAATCGCATCCAGAACGACGCCGGAGCAGGTACTCAGCACCAGGCTCATGGCGTGCCCCACTGATTCTCGAACAGCAACTCGCTGAGCGGGCGTGGCTCGGCCCAGCCCTGCTGCACCAGCATCGGCGCCTCGTAAAATTCCGTTACCGGCCCCAGACACAGCACCGCCAACGGTTTACTGCCGGCCGGCATGCCTAGCAAATCTGCCAGAGCCTGCGGCTCGAACAGCGACACCCAGCCCATGCCCAAACCCTCTGCACGGGCTGCCAGCCAGAGGTTCTGAATCGCGCAGGCCAGGGATGCCAGGTCCATTTCCGGCAAGGTGCGCCGGCCGAATACATGGGCCTCACGCCCCTCCATCAGAGCCACCACCAACAGTTCGGCACAGTCGCGGATGCCCTCAACTTTCAGCCGCATAAATTCATCACTGCGCTCGCCCAACGCCTCGGCGGTGCGCGCACGCTCCTCTTCGACCAGGCCATGAATCGCCTCGCGCAAGGCCGGGCGGGTGATGCGAATAAACCGCCACGGTTGCATCAGGCCGACGCTGGGGGCTTGGTGCGCGGCTTCGAGCAGGCGCGCAAGCAGCTCGGGAGCCACCTCGCCGCCGCTGAAATGGCGCATATCGCGGCGCTCGGCAATGGCGCGATACACCGCCGCGCGTTCTTGCGGGCTAAAAGCCTGCTCGCTCATGCCGGCGCTCCGGGGCAAAACAGCGCCGCGGCGGCAACCGGATCGGATGGCAGATAGAAGTGGATATAGGAGGCGGTCATCCGCCCCTGGCGATAGACCGCCTCACTGGTGCGCTTGTAATTCGGGCATTCGCCGCGGGTCAGCGGTTGCAGGCCGCTGCTGAGCGCCGAGTAGTGGAAACTGTGGCCGCGCAGCAGCCCTTCCGGCAATTCGGCCTGCTGCAAGGCCATGGCGGTCATGCGCGGTTGCAGGGTGGCTTCGCCGCTTAGCAAGCCAAGCATTTGCCCACTGACGCCCTGTTTATCGGTCAGTTTGTCGAGCAGATAGAGCATCCCGCCGCACTCGGCATGGATCGGTTTTCCGGCAGCATGGTGCGCGCGAATCGATTCGGCCATGGGCTGGTTGGTTTCAAGTGCGGCCAGGTGCAGCTCCGGGTAGCCGCCAGGCAGATAGAGGCTGTCGATATCGGGCAGTTGCTGATCGCTGAGCGGCGAAAAGAACGCCAATTCAGCACCCAGTTCGCCCAGCAAATCGAGGTTGGCCTGATAGAGAAAGGCAAAGGCGCTGTCGCGCGCCACGCCGATCCGCACGCCCTTAAGCAACGGCGCGGGCCTTACCTGCTCAGGCGCGGCGAAGCTGACCGGCGGCGGCAGGCTGGTATCGGCACTGGCGGCCAAGGCATCGGCGGCGGCGTCCAGGCGCGCATCCAGGTCGGCCAGCTCCCCCGCCTGCACCAGACCCAGATGGCGGCTTGGCAAACCAACTTCGGCGCTGCGCGGCAGCGCGCCGTACCAGCGGATCGAGGCTGGCAGAGCATCACGCAGAATCTCGCCATGCCGCGCACTGCCAACCCGATTACCGAGCACCCCGGAGAACGGCAAATCGGGCTGGAACGT
Encoded here:
- a CDS encoding cobyric acid synthase, which translates into the protein MTTLMVQGTTSDAGKSTLVTALCRWLKRQGVSVVPFKPQNMALNSAVTADGGEIGRAQAVQAQAAGLEPHTDMNPVLLKPNSDTGAQVIIHGRALSSMDAVAYHDYKKVAMQAVLDSHRRLSEAYPVVMVEGAGSPAEINLRAGDIANMGFAEAVDCPVILIADIDKGGVFAHLVGTLALLSESEQARVQGFVINRFRGDIALLQPGLDWLEQRTGKPVLGVLPYLMDFHLEAEDAIDIRQSAKTAERIKVVVPVLPRISNHTDFDPLRLHPQVELSFVGPGQTIPAADLIILPGSKSVRSDLAFLREQGWPAAIDKHLRYGGKLLGICGGLQMLGTQIDDPHGLEGAAGSSPGLGLLDFRTVLEPEKQLRNVRGQLCLENAPVSGYEIHAGISSGLGLNAAVRLDDGRSDGALSADGQVLGTYLHGLFESSDACSALLRWAGLREVQPVDYHALRERDIERLADLVEAHLDTAKLRMLCGL
- the bluB gene encoding 5,6-dimethylbenzimidazole synthase, yielding MSEQAFSPQERAAVYRAIAERRDMRHFSGGEVAPELLARLLEAAHQAPSVGLMQPWRFIRITRPALREAIHGLVEEERARTAEALGERSDEFMRLKVEGIRDCAELLVVALMEGREAHVFGRRTLPEMDLASLACAIQNLWLAARAEGLGMGWVSLFEPQALADLLGMPAGSKPLAVLCLGPVTEFYEAPMLVQQGWAEPRPLSELLFENQWGTP
- the cobU gene encoding bifunctional adenosylcobinamide kinase/adenosylcobinamide-phosphate guanylyltransferase; amino-acid sequence: MHELILGGARSGKSRLAERLAAESGLAVTYIATSQPLDGEMNERIQHHRERRPAHWGLVEEPLALARVLREQAGADKCLLVDCLTLWLTNLLMLDDPARLSGERDALLDCLDNLPGRLLLVSNETGLGVVPLGELTRRYVDEAGWLHQALAERCERVVFTVAGLPMVLKGEVL
- the cbiB gene encoding adenosylcobinamide-phosphate synthase CbiB, which codes for MSLVLSTCSGVVLDAIFGEPKGWHPLVAFGRMAERIEQRFNPAGGGWRSHGVSAWCLAVLPLTLLAWLLSQISGLGWAVEIIALYAALGLKSLGEHAMPVAQALRLGDLRLARERVGYMVSRNTAQLDAAGVARAGSESVLENGSDAVFAALFWFVIAGAPGVVLYRLSNTLDAMWGYRNERFERFGWAAAKIDDVLNYIPARLVALTYALLGKTALALRCWRTQAPLWDSPNAGPVMAAGAGALGVSLGGAAEYHGELHVRPELGAGPQPRARDVERAVNLVNGGVLLWLALLLVWGLLYA
- a CDS encoding IS5 family transposase, with protein sequence MKQMTFADAEYAGKRKQTRKELFLIEMDRVVPWKGLIALIEPHYPKGEGGRPSYPLMAMLRVHLMQNWFGYSDPAMEEALYETTILRQFAGLTLERIPDETTILNFRRLLEKHELAAGILAVINGYLGDRGLSLRQGTIVDATLINAPSSTKNKNGKRDPEMHSTKKGNQYYFGMKAHIGVDDESGLVHSVVGTAANVADVTQVDKLLHGEENMVGADAGYTGVEKRPEHEGRQVIWQVAARRSTYKKLGKRSALYKAKRKIEKAKAQVRAKVEHPFRVIKRQFGYVKTRFRGLVKNTAQLVTLFALSNLWMARRHLLTNAGEVRP
- a CDS encoding adenosylcobinamide-GDP ribazoletransferase produces the protein MTPWWIALQFLTRLPVILAGMPRPEQIGRSLLFYPLVGLLIGLLLLAVQHLLGDSALLLQAALLLSLWVGISGGLHLDGLADSADAWVGGFGDKQRTLAIMKDPRSGPIAVVVLVLLLLLKFAALVALLESGSGLLLVLVPWLARCLLPLLFLTTPYVRAGGLGQALAEHLPRRQLPWVLAANAVAMLLFGWPALLALLVAGGVFIWLRSLMLKRLDGTTGDTAGALLEIAECAVLVALAC
- the cobC gene encoding alpha-ribazole phosphatase family protein, coding for MTVYLELLRHGETELGGGLRGSLDDALTETGWAQLRAAVAEAGPWDRLISSPLQRCARFAEELAAQHDVPLSLEPDLQELHFGAWEGRSTAELMQTSAAELGRFWSDPYGFTPPEGETLLAFEARILGTLQRLQALYAGERLLLVTHGGVIRLLLARARGLPRNDLLQVPVGHAERYQLCLDEQGELWERV
- the cobD gene encoding threonine-phosphate decarboxylase CobD translates to MLEHGGRMRAASLRYGIALEDWLDLSTGIAPYGWPLPAIPASAWTRLPEQEDGLEIAARDYYGVSNLLPVAGSQAAIQALPRLVRNATVGIVSPAYAEHAAAWQREGHRMLELSEGGIERALERLDVLLLVNPNNPTGRRIEPQRLLEWHARLAERGGWLVVDEAFIDCTPAFSLAAFSELPGLIVLRSFGKFFGLAGIRLGFVLASPQLLDQLAELLGPWAISGPSRVVATALLQDMVGQQVQRERLLVDGERLAALLVVHGLSPTGGCALFQFCCTPQAVLLHEFLARQGILTRLFEKPLSLRFGLPPDEAGWQRLQQALSAFGEKLP
- the cobT gene encoding nicotinate-nucleotide--dimethylbenzimidazole phosphoribosyltransferase codes for the protein MSEQWWQQGCQALDSAARNTAEARQQQLTKPAGSLGQLEQVAIDLAAMQGSQRPQVEQLWISIFAGDHGVVAEGVSAFPQAVTGQMLRNFVNGGAAISVLAKQLGATLEVIDLGTALPLEPLRGVHHLHLGAGTENFAQGSAMSTTQLLQALDAGQASVQRAREAGSQLFIGGEMGIGNTTAATAMACLLLVGSAQELVGPGTGLDSAGVAHKAKVVEAALALHRPGISEPIDILQRLGGFEIAALSGAYLACAQQGITALVDGFICSVAALMAVRMNPACRDWLLFSHSGAEPGHRRVLKALQAEPLLDLGLRLGEGSGAALAVPLLQLACSLHNDMATFAEAAVAERPL
- a CDS encoding cobyrinate a,c-diamide synthase, with the protein product MSSARSCPALLIAAPASGQGKTTVTAALARLHARQGKRVRVFKCGPDFLDPMILARASGAPVYQLDLWMVGEAESRRLLWEAAGEADLILIEGVMGLFDGTPSAADLARHFGVPVLAVIDGSAMAQTFGAMAHGLATFQPDLPFSGVLGNRVGSARHGEILRDALPASIRWYGALPRSAEVGLPSRHLGLVQAGELADLDARLDAAADALAASADTSLPPPVSFAAPEQVRPAPLLKGVRIGVARDSAFAFLYQANLDLLGELGAELAFFSPLSDQQLPDIDSLYLPGGYPELHLAALETNQPMAESIRAHHAAGKPIHAECGGMLYLLDKLTDKQGVSGQMLGLLSGEATLQPRMTAMALQQAELPEGLLRGHSFHYSALSSGLQPLTRGECPNYKRTSEAVYRQGRMTASYIHFYLPSDPVAAAALFCPGAPA